From Corvus cornix cornix isolate S_Up_H32 chromosome 5, ASM73873v5, whole genome shotgun sequence, the proteins below share one genomic window:
- the TSG101 gene encoding tumor susceptibility gene 101 protein isoform X2: MAVSESQLKKMLAKYKYRDLTIQETTSVITQYKDLKPVMDSYVFNDGSSRELMSLSGTIPVPYRGNTYNIPICLWLLDTYPFNPPICFVKPTSSMTIKTGKHVDANGKIYLPYLHEWKYPQSDLLELIQVMIVVFGEEPPVFSRPTASSSYPPYQATGPPTTSYVPGIPGGISPYPPSSTPNPSYPNYPYPAGVPFPATTSVQYYPSQPPVTTVGPSRDGTISEDTIRASLISAVSDKLRWRMKEEMDRAQAELNALKRTEEDLKKGHQKLEEMVTRLDQEVAEVDKNIELLKKKDEELSSALEKMESQSENNDIDEVIIPTAPLYKQILNLYAEENAIEDTIFYLGEALRRGVIDLDVFLKHVRLLSRKQFQLRALMQKARKTAGLSDLY, translated from the exons ATGGCGGTGTCCGAGAGCCAGCTCAAGAAGATGCTCGCTAAG tatAAGTATAGAGACCTAACTATACAGGAGACAACCAGTGTTATTACTCAGTACAAGGACCTCAAACCTGTCATGGATTCATATG TTTTTAATGATGGTTCATCTAGGGAGTTGATGAGCCTCAGTGGAACCATTCCTGTGCCTTACAGAG GTAACACATATAATATCCCAATTTGCTTGTGGCTGCTGGACACCTACCCTTTCAACCCCCcaatttgttttgttaaacCCACTAGCTCTATGACAATAAAAACTGGGAAGCATGTTGATGCAAATGGAAAGATATACCTTCCCTACCTGCATGAGTGGAAATAT ccccagtcAGACTTGTTGGAGCTGATCCAGGTCATGATTGTTGTGTTTGGAGAGGAACCTCCAGTCTTTTCCCGGCCTACTGCTTCCTCCAGCTACCCACCCTACCAGGCAACAGGCCCACCAACCA CTTCCTATGTGCCAGGAATTCCAGGTGGAATATCTCCCTATCCACCATCGAGCACTCCAAACCCAAG CTACCCAAACTATCCTTATCCAGCTGGTGTTCCATTTCCAGCAACCACTAGTGTTCAGTACTACCCTTCTCAGCCTCCTGTCACCACTGTTG GACCCAGCAGAGATGGCACCATCAGCGAGGACACCATCCGTGCTTCCCTCATCTCAGCGGTCAGTGACAAGCTGAGATGGCGCATGAAGGAGGAGATGGATCGCGCACAAGCTGAGCTCAACGCCTTGAAACGCACAGAAGAGGACCTGAAGAAAGGACACCAGAAGCTGGAAGAGATGGTAACTCGCCTGGATCAGGAAGTG GCTGAAGTTGACAAGAACATTGAACTTCTCAAAAAGAAGGATGAGGAGCTCAGTTCTGCCttagagaaaatggaaagtCAGTCAGAAAATAATGACATAGATGAAGTTATTATTCCTACAGCACCGCTTTACAAGCAGATCCTGAACTTATatgcagaggaaaatgcaatTGAAGACACCATCTTCTACCTTGGGGAAGCATTGAGACGTGGAGTGATAGATTTAGATGTCTTTTTAAAG catgtACGTCTTCTGTCTCGCAAGCAGTTCCAGCTGAGGGCATTGATGCAGAAAGCAAGGAAGACtgctggactcagtgatctctACTAA
- the TSG101 gene encoding tumor susceptibility gene 101 protein isoform X1: MAVSESQLKKMLAKYKYRDLTIQETTSVITQYKDLKPVMDSYVFNDGSSRELMSLSGTIPVPYRGNTYNIPICLWLLDTYPFNPPICFVKPTSSMTIKTGKHVDANGKIYLPYLHEWKYPQSDLLELIQVMIVVFGEEPPVFSRPTASSSYPPYQATGPPTTSYVPGIPGGISPYPPSSTPNPSSYPNYPYPAGVPFPATTSVQYYPSQPPVTTVGPSRDGTISEDTIRASLISAVSDKLRWRMKEEMDRAQAELNALKRTEEDLKKGHQKLEEMVTRLDQEVAEVDKNIELLKKKDEELSSALEKMESQSENNDIDEVIIPTAPLYKQILNLYAEENAIEDTIFYLGEALRRGVIDLDVFLKHVRLLSRKQFQLRALMQKARKTAGLSDLY, from the exons ATGGCGGTGTCCGAGAGCCAGCTCAAGAAGATGCTCGCTAAG tatAAGTATAGAGACCTAACTATACAGGAGACAACCAGTGTTATTACTCAGTACAAGGACCTCAAACCTGTCATGGATTCATATG TTTTTAATGATGGTTCATCTAGGGAGTTGATGAGCCTCAGTGGAACCATTCCTGTGCCTTACAGAG GTAACACATATAATATCCCAATTTGCTTGTGGCTGCTGGACACCTACCCTTTCAACCCCCcaatttgttttgttaaacCCACTAGCTCTATGACAATAAAAACTGGGAAGCATGTTGATGCAAATGGAAAGATATACCTTCCCTACCTGCATGAGTGGAAATAT ccccagtcAGACTTGTTGGAGCTGATCCAGGTCATGATTGTTGTGTTTGGAGAGGAACCTCCAGTCTTTTCCCGGCCTACTGCTTCCTCCAGCTACCCACCCTACCAGGCAACAGGCCCACCAACCA CTTCCTATGTGCCAGGAATTCCAGGTGGAATATCTCCCTATCCACCATCGAGCACTCCAAACCCAAG CAGCTACCCAAACTATCCTTATCCAGCTGGTGTTCCATTTCCAGCAACCACTAGTGTTCAGTACTACCCTTCTCAGCCTCCTGTCACCACTGTTG GACCCAGCAGAGATGGCACCATCAGCGAGGACACCATCCGTGCTTCCCTCATCTCAGCGGTCAGTGACAAGCTGAGATGGCGCATGAAGGAGGAGATGGATCGCGCACAAGCTGAGCTCAACGCCTTGAAACGCACAGAAGAGGACCTGAAGAAAGGACACCAGAAGCTGGAAGAGATGGTAACTCGCCTGGATCAGGAAGTG GCTGAAGTTGACAAGAACATTGAACTTCTCAAAAAGAAGGATGAGGAGCTCAGTTCTGCCttagagaaaatggaaagtCAGTCAGAAAATAATGACATAGATGAAGTTATTATTCCTACAGCACCGCTTTACAAGCAGATCCTGAACTTATatgcagaggaaaatgcaatTGAAGACACCATCTTCTACCTTGGGGAAGCATTGAGACGTGGAGTGATAGATTTAGATGTCTTTTTAAAG catgtACGTCTTCTGTCTCGCAAGCAGTTCCAGCTGAGGGCATTGATGCAGAAAGCAAGGAAGACtgctggactcagtgatctctACTAA
- the LOC104685708 gene encoding L-lactate dehydrogenase A chain, protein MSLKDQLIHTLHKQEHSHAENKISVVGVGAVGMACAISILMKDLADELALVDVVEDKLRGEMLDLQHGSLFLKTPKIVSGKDYSVTAHSKLVIVTAGARQQEGESRLNLVQRNVNIFKFIIPNVVKYSPDCKLLIVSNPVDILTYVAWKISGFPKHRVIGSGCNLDSARFRHLMGERLGIHPLSCHGWIVGEHGDSSVPVWSGVNVAGVSLKALHPDLGTDGDKEHWKEVHKQVVDSAYEVIKLKGYTSWAIGLSVGDLAESIMKNLRRVHPISTIVKGLHGIKEDVFLSVPCVLGNNGITDVVKMILKPEEEDKLRKSADTLWAIQKELQF, encoded by the exons ATGTCTCTCAAGGATCAGCTCATCCACACTCTCCACAAACAGGAGCACAGTCATGCCGAAAATAAGATTAGCGTGGTTGGTGTGGGTGCAGTCGGAATGGCCTGTGCCATCAGCATCCTCATGAAG GACTTGGCCGATGAACTCGCCCTTGTTGATGTTGTGGAGGACAAGCTCAGAGGAGAGATGCTGGATCTCCAGCATGGCAGCCTCTTCCTTAAAACTCCAAAGATTGTCTCTGGCAAAG ATTACAGTGTGACTGCACACTCCAAGCTGGTCATTGTCACTGCTGGTGCCCGGCAGCAAGAAGGAGAGAGCCGCCTTAACTTGGTCCAGCGCAATGTGAATATCTTCAAATTCATCATTCCCAATGTTGTTAAATACAGTCCTGACTGCAAGCTGCTTATTGTCTCAAACCCAG TGGATATTTTGACCTATGTGGCCTGGAAGATCAGTGGCTTTCCCAAACACCGTGTGATCGGTAGTGGCTGCAATCTGGACTCTGCCCGTTTCCGCCACCTCATGGGAGAAAGGCTGGGCATCCACCCTCTGAGCTGCCATGGATGGATTGTTGGAGAGCACGGAGATTCCAGTG TACCTGTCTGGAGTGGAGTGAATGTTGCTGGTGTCTCCCTGAAGGCCCTTCATCCAGACTTGGGAACTGATGGAGACAAGGAACACTGGAAAGAGGTCCATAAGCAGGTCGTGGACAG TGCCTATGAGGTGATCAAACTGAAGGGGTACACATCCTGGGCTATTGGTCTTTCTGTGGGAGACCTAGCTGAAAGTATTATGAAGAATTTGAGAAGAGTGCACCCCATCTCTACAATTGTTAAG GGCTTGCATGGAATAAAAGAAGATGTCTTCCTAAGTGTTCCTTGCGTACTGGGCAATAATGGCATCACTGATGTAGTAAAGATGATCCTAAAACCTGAGGAAGAGGACAAATTAAGGAAGAGTGCAGACACACTGTGGGCAATCCAGAAGGAACTACAGTTTTAA